In a single window of the Gadus chalcogrammus isolate NIFS_2021 chromosome 20, NIFS_Gcha_1.0, whole genome shotgun sequence genome:
- the eaf2 gene encoding ELL-associated factor 2, with protein sequence MNGTAYANFDNQEHVLKLGETFEKHPKTAYHTVRYDFKPASIDTTCEGELEVGKGEQVTITLPNLEGSTAPVTVFKGSKRPYMKECILIVNHDTGEYRLEKLNSNIAVKKTRAEGSSKVQSRLEQQTSRLSQQVKCGGSGTKAPLSSIAGEGPPPPKEKMFPASPMDDIERELMEEAQGMDQMSSGDSSSDSNSSSSSSSDDSSSDEEGGRRRSSPSAQAQAPAQAPAPAAPAIPSPTLHSMPVLITGNPQAGTPQPPGRPEESGGGGGGGGVHINTLKNDLQLSESGSESDSD encoded by the exons ATGAATGGGACGGCATATGCTAACTTTGACAACCAAGAACACGTCCTGAAATTAGGGGAGACGTTTGAGAAACACCCTAAAACTGCATACCACACAGTGCGAT ATGACTTCAAACCGGCGTCCATTGATACAACATGTGAAGGAGAACTTGAAGTGGGCAAGGGAGAGCAAGTAACCATCACTCTCCCCAACTTGGAG GGTTCCACCGCCCCGGTCACGGTCTTCAAAGGATCCAAGAGGCCCTACATGAAAGAATGCATCCTCATTGTGAACCACGACACCGGAGAGTACCGCCTGGAGAAACTCAACAGCAACATAGCAGTCAAAAAGACCAG GGCTGAGGGGAGCAGTAAGGTCCAGTCCCGTCTGGAGCAGCAGACCAGCCGGCTGAGCCAGCAGGTGAAATGTGGGGGCAGCGGGACCAAGGCGCCCCTCAGCAGCATCGCTGGGGAggggccccctccccccaaagaGAAGATGTTCCCCGCGTCACCCATGGACGACATCGAGAGAG agctgatggaggaggctCAGGGCATGGACCAGATGAGCAGCGGCGACAGCTCCTCTGACTCCAACAGCTCCTCCTCGTCCAGCAGCGACGACAGCTCCAGCGACGAGGAGGGGGGCCGGCGACGCTCGTCCCCCTcagcccaggcccaggccccggcccaggccccggccccggcggcGCCCGCAATCCCCTCCCCGACACTCCACAGCATGCCCGTCCTCATCACAGGGAACCCCCAGGCCGGCAcgccccagccccccggccGCCCGGAGGAgagcggcgggggcgggggcggggggggggtccacataAACACGCTCA AGAACGATCTCCAGCTCAGCGAGTCAGGAAGCGAAAGTGACAGTGACTGA